In Drosophila santomea strain STO CAGO 1482 chromosome 3L, Prin_Dsan_1.1, whole genome shotgun sequence, a single window of DNA contains:
- the LOC120450613 gene encoding uncharacterized protein LOC120450613 isoform X1: MNSVISAFKGKKNSNATCSSPMGAANGTAPVEAKQTAGGGLVGVGISIASVGGGVAKKKPVAQNSGYPALRHIREIDANNMLLSSVVVVAEERPVTKPCSPSTVATMATGVDVVDHCLPTTVRLSVTDALSDLNMNGKAVEAVSPCTPIGDNANLEVAETWACPPPAPPATDDDDISEHSIAACTSTSSSSEHSNSTVVHSPTVAESTCDSVSVSASASASHPSPSGSQHNTSSATCRMSSPHSQSSLSIACEPHSASTTTLSSLGSDLGNGNGSTVPAFLMAAPVTLPIGGQMPTIKCLPGASSAASTPKHSRYSKPRLSLSRVFNHSMPSVHGRPNLSLAPSAAPGSANPPKRISTHQRNLSLDFRSMGILLPPVSQVTNNHSNHTQHHRNRSLDSALQRIPEVEVSSPNAESENTFCSPSILGATMCSKIATTAASVTSALSPPGTPTPALMSTACTPTIGTAKGNVLHPVPQHEQSISLAAACRSSAIVESCPTLRMRPKSSESVAASGPEMIGVIVGSTGNGSSSSNNSCSSAGSTKKREDLTSLGSDDSGIICGSESDQISLNRICHSHESLDSGEMDADADAEEECVDLMDTTSIDEEYNIMQPDHLCLYPQHAASTELDCRTLRPSRKQKRQQQQVLERSNVPSSQNQVDNEDTVDAGVDARTRYRVMNMSQAAINVELGTAPNEIDPDANHRESHQDHNADAHCPSTPNVTSTASATPSATPTPIATPTPTESTKNDQVLFKNFFGATKNAIFRTAQSIIENHEKKNAAKQKEQPDHSATVSVVSVPNGGSSVPQDVVKSPTDISKKKEFFSLLTSSSSKKAAAAAAANSAASTPPVTPTETLAANSNSKLHLPSDPPADSKVKERTLNLRLPGDSEGSEGALTKCSSINSIHKLKLPVPGVVKYFISEKAPVSDVLQKPEKGQSGLLRFFESPVFNIHFAVHYLFYSKEPGVLSFIGNKIFSFPDQEVDLYIPQLVVMYIQMDELAEVLDPYLTIRCRKSVDFSLKCLWLLEAYNYQVDSLGNSHSSSRKSKLALMKEIFSKREHKQAQNDLKSAGTGAVGEPRSAVALAKKTHHRSQSDATVLLADFRSPHTLSISHRMYQQPPYTTQTLPTTPAKLCLGDLTSGHAFDNGCTCFETVRGQVNGLLGQRTLCSCGAPKTSPQKEFMKALMNVGKNLTSWPSKAEKTSALRMSLNLINKNLPARVWLPLYSDIPHHVVRITEEKTAVLNSKDKTPYIIYVEVVEIPDIYTSPLIPKMMPSLRHTKSEEHLDGSCLNSHQHLSCSRTSSCSSSQQGTSCRRKKGTEADGGCGDAGPHNSCSNVHSLGGLQFQEDDVWSQEEDEITAQYLNMRKVSERDTISQISLDSCDSRDQGPPIVFNIGDVRLRHCSNLSCENTKSFSNDPEDPSAAALKEPWHEKEKLIRESSPYGHLSNWRLLSAIVKCGDDLRQELMATQLLQMFKIIWQEEQVDLWVRPYKIVCLSNDSGLIEPILNTVSLHQIKKNSNKSLKEYFIDEYGSPNGESFRRAQKNFVQSCAAYCLISYLLQVKDRHNGNILFHSDGHIIHIDFGFILSISPKNLGFEQSPFKLTPEFVEVMGGTSSEHWREFNKLLLVGMMSARKHMDRIINFVEIMRSNAHLPCFKNGCSGTVQNLRKRFHMNLTEQEMERKVEQLVQDSLKSLSTKLYDGYQYYTNGIL, translated from the exons ATGAACTCCGTTATATCTGCATTTAAGGGTAAAAAGAATAGCAATGCGACCTGCAGTTCTCCCATGGGAGCGGCGAATGGCACTGCTCCGGTGGAGGCAAAGCAAACTGCTGGCGGAGGACTCGTCGGCGTGGGCATCAGTATAGCCAGCGTGGGCGGCGGCGTGGCCAAGAAAAAGCCCGTGGCCCAAAACAGTGGCTACCCGGCCCTGCGCCACATCCGCGAAATCGATGCAAACAACATGCTCCTTTCCTCCGTCGTCGTTGTGGCAGAGGAAAGGCCAGTCACCAAGCCCTGCTCGCCTTCGACAGTTGCGACAATGGCCACCGGAGTCGATGTCGTGGATCACTGCCTGCCCACGACGGTGCGATTGTCCGTGACAGACGCGCTGTCCGACTTGAACATGAACGGAAAAGCCGTCGAAGCCGTGAGCCCATGCACTCCGATTGGCGACAATGCCAACCTGGAGGTGGCTGAAACATGGGCGTGTCCACCGCCAGCGCCACCAGCGACGGATGACGATGACATTTCCGAGCACTCGATTGCCGCCTGCACCAGCACCAGTAGCTCCAGCGAGCACAGCAACAGCACCGTGGTGCACAGTCCCACTGTGGCGGAGAGCACCTGTGACTCCGTTTCCgtctccgcctccgcctcggCAAGCCATCCAAGTCCCAGCGGGAGTCAGCACAACACATCGTCCGCCACCTGTAGGATGAGCAGCCCGCACAGCCAGTCGTCGCTCTCCATAGCCTGCGAGCCGCACTCGGCCTCCACCACCACGCTCTCCTCGCTGGGATCCGACCTGGGCAATGGAAACGGCAGTACCGTACCCGCGTTTCTAATGGCCGCCCCCGTCACGCTGCCCATCGGCGGCCAGATGCCGACGATAAAGTGCCTCCCGGGAGCCAGCTCAGCGGCCAGCACGCCCAAGCACTCGCGCTACTCCAAGCCACGTCTCAGCCTGAGCCGCGTGTTTAACCACTCCATGCCCTCCGTGCACGGCCGACCAAATCTCAGTTTGGCGCCATCTGCAGCTCCGGGAAGTGCGAATCCGCCGAAACGCATTTCCACGCACCAAAGAAACTTAAGCTTGGACTTTAG ATCCATGGGCATACTGCTTCCGCCCGTCTCGCAGGTGACCAACAATCACAGCAATCACACACAGCACCACCGCAATCGCAGCCTCGACAGTGCCTTGCAACGCATTCCGGAG GTCGAAGTGTCATCACCAAATGCTGAAAGCGAAAACACGTTCTGCTCACCGTCCATTCTCGGTGCGACTATGTGCTCCAAAATTGCCACGACAGCGGCAAGTGTAACGTCAGCCCTCTCCCCACCAGGCACGCCCACGCCGGCTCTGATGTCGACGGCGTGCACGCCCACGATTGGAACCGCAAAGGGCAACGTGCTACATCCTGTGCCGCAGCATGAGCAATCGATTTCTTTGGCAGCCGCTTGCAGGTCCAGTGCCATCG TGGAGTCCTGTCCAACGTTACGAATGCGGCCAAAATCCAGCGAGTCGGTTGCGGCCAGTGGCCCAGAGATGATCGGTGTCATTGTCGGCAGCACAGGCAACGGCAGTAGCAGCAGTAACAATAGCTGCAGTAGCGCTGGTAGCACCAAGAAGCGAGAGGATCTTACCAGTCTTGGATCGGATGATTCTG GCATCATCTGTGGCTCAGAGTCGGACCAAATATCTCTGAATCGCATATGCCACTCACATGAGTCGCTGGATTCGGGTGAGATGGACGCGGATGCCGATGCCGAAGAGGAGTGCGTTGATCTAATGGATACAACATCCATCGACGAGGAGTACAACATTATGCAACCGGACCATCTCTGCCTCTATCCCCAACATGCCGCTTCCACCGAATTGGACTGTCGCACCCTGCGTCCCTCCCGGAAACAaaagcgacagcagcagcaggtccTGGAGCGGAGCAACGTACCGTCGTCCCAAAACCAGGTCGACAACGAAGACACAGTGGATGCTGGCGTCGATGCCCGAACTCGCTATCGCGTCATGAACATGTCGCAGGCAGCTATCAATGTTGAACTCGGAACAGCTCCCAATGAAATCGATCCGGATGCCAACCACAGAGAATCTCACCAAGACCACAACGCCGATGCACATTGCCCGTCCACGCCAAATGTAACGTCAACGGCGTCAGCCACGCCATCGGCGACTCCGACACCGATTGCCACTCCGACACCAACGGAGAGCACGAAGAACGACCAAGTGCTGTTTAAGAACTTCTTTGGCGCCACCAAGAACGCCATATTCCGCACAGCCCAGAGCATTATTGAGAACCATGAGAAGAAAAACGCCGCTAAGCAGAAAGAGCAGCCCGATCACTCTGCGACAGTCAGCGTAGTAAGTGTGCCAAATGGAGGAAGCAGTGTGCCACAAGACGTGGTCAAGTCACCTACGGACATTTCCAAAAAGAAGGAATTCTTCAGTTTGCTCACGTCTAGTTCAAGCAAAAAGGCAgcggctgccgctgcagcAAACTCGGCTGCTAGCACGCCTCCTGTCACGCCTACGGAAACGCTAGCtgcaaattcaaattcaaagcTCCACCTGCCTTCCGATCCACCTGCCGATTCAAAAGTTAAGGAACGTACTCTAAACTTGCGTCTACCTGGAGATAGTGAAGGCAGTGAAGGCGCATTGACAAAGTGTTCATCAATCAACTCGATACACAAACTTAAGCTTCCCGTTCCTGGCGTCGTCAAGTATTTTATCAGTGAAAAGGCACCTGTGTCAGATGTGCTCCAGAAGCCTGAGAAAGGCCAAAGCGGCCTTTTGCGTTTCTTTGAGTCGCCAGTGTTCAACATACACTTTGCTGTGCATTACCTCTTTTACTCGAAGGAACCGGGAGTTCTCAGCTTTATCGGCAACAAGATCTTCAGTTTTCCCGACCAAGAGGTTGATCTATACATACCACAACTGGTTGTTATGTACATTCAGATGGATGAGCTGGCTGAGGTGCTGGATCCATATCTTACCATTCGGTGTCGCAAGTCGGTTGACTTCTCGCTGAAGTGTCTCTGGCTCTTGGAGGCCTATAACTATCAAGTGGACTCGCTGGGAAACTCACACAGCAGTTCTCGGAAATCTAAGCTGGCGCTCATGAAGGAGATATTCTCGAAAAGGGAGCACAAGCAGGCTCAGAACGACCTCAAGTCTGCCGGCACTGGAGCTGTTGGAGAGCCGAGGTCGGCGGTCGCCCTTGCCAAGAAGACGCACCACCGTTCGCAATCAGATGCCACTGTGCTCCTAGCCGACTTCCGCTCGCCCCACACACTAAGTATATCGCACCGTATGTACCAGCAGCCACCCTATACCACACAAACACTTCCCACTACGCCCGCCAAACTGTGCCTCGGTGACTTAACTTCCGGACACGCATTTGATAACGGGTGCACCTGCTTCGAGACGGTTCGAGGCCAAGTGAACGGTCTGCTTGGGCAGAGGACGCTGTGCAGCTGTGGAGCTCCAAAGACGTCACCGCAGAAGGAGTTTATGAAGGCGTTGATGAACGTTGGTAAAAATCTCACCTCATGGCCCTCCAAAGCGGAGAAGACTTCGGCGCTGCGGATGTCCCTCAACCTGATTAACAAAAACCTGCCCGCTAGAGTCTGGCTTCCTCTGTACTCGGACATTCCACACCATGTCGTCCGTATTACAGAGGAGAAGACCGCAGTACTGAACTCGAAGGATAAAACGCCCTATATCATATACGTAGAAGTTGTTGAGATTCCCGATATATATACTTCTCCCCTGATTCCAAAAATGATGCCTTCACTGCGGCACACCAAGAGCGAAGAGCACTTGGATGGCTCCTGCCTGAACTCCCACCAACATCTGAGCTGCAGTCGCACTTCCAGCTGCAGTAGTAGTCAGCAGGGCACAAGCTGCCGCCGGAAAAAAGGAACTGAAGCTGATGGCGGCTGCGGGGATGCTGGCCCACACAACAGCTGCAGCAATGTACATTCGTTGGGTGGACTTCAGTTTCAGGAAGATGACGTGTGGTCGCAGGAGGAGGACGAAATAACAGCGCAGTACCTTAACATGCGGAAGGTGAGCGAGCGGGACACCATTTCACAAATATCACTGGATTCCTGCGATTCACGAGACCAAG GTCCTCCAATCGTTTTCAATATTGGCGACGTGCGCTTGCGTCACTGCAGCAATTTGAGCTGCGAAAACACCAAGTCCTTCAGTAACGACCCGGAAGATCCTTCGGCGGCTGCTTTAAAG GAACCTTGGCACGAAAAGGAAAAGCTCATCCGGGAGTCCTCGCCATATGGCCATCTATCAAACTGGCGGCTGCTTTCCGCCATCGTAAAGTGTGGCGATGATCTACGCCAAGAACTAATGGCTACCCAACTGTTACAG atgttcaaaattatttggCAAGAAGAGCAAGTGGATCTGTGGGTGCGTCCGTACAAAATAGTCTGCCTGTCGAATGATAGTGGTCTTATTGAGCCGATCCTTAACACTGTTTCCCTGCACCAAATTAAGAAGAACTCCAACAAATCATTGAAAGAGTATTTCATCGATGAATACGGCTCGCCAAACGGAGAAAGTTTTCGGCGCGCTCAGAAAAATTTCGTCCAAAGCTGTGCGGCCTACTGTCTAATTTCATATTTGCTGCAAGTCAAGGACAG GCATAATGGCAACATTCTCTTCCATTCGGATGGGCATATTATACACATTGACTTTggatttattttaagtatatCACCTAAAAACTTGG GATTCGAACAGTCGCCCTTTAAGCTAACGCCAGAATTTGTCGAGGTGATGGGTGGCACGAGCTCGGAGCATTGGCGTGAATTTAATAAGCTCTTGTTAGTTGGAATGATGTCTGCTCGAAAGCATATGGATCGTATTATTAACTTTGTGGAAATTATGCGCAGCA ATGCCCATTTGCCGTGCTTCAAGAATGGGTGCTCTGGAACCGTACAGAATCTCCGAAAACGCTTTCATATGAATTTAACCGAACAAGAGATGGAGCGAAAGGTTGAACAGCTTGTACAGGACTCGTTGAAAAGTCTGTCAACCAAACTGTACGACGGTTATCAATACTATACGAATGGCATATTGTGA
- the LOC120450613 gene encoding phosphatidylinositol 4-kinase beta isoform X2: MGILLPPVSQVTNNHSNHTQHHRNRSLDSALQRIPEVEVSSPNAESENTFCSPSILGATMCSKIATTAASVTSALSPPGTPTPALMSTACTPTIGTAKGNVLHPVPQHEQSISLAAACRSSAIVESCPTLRMRPKSSESVAASGPEMIGVIVGSTGNGSSSSNNSCSSAGSTKKREDLTSLGSDDSGIICGSESDQISLNRICHSHESLDSGEMDADADAEEECVDLMDTTSIDEEYNIMQPDHLCLYPQHAASTELDCRTLRPSRKQKRQQQQVLERSNVPSSQNQVDNEDTVDAGVDARTRYRVMNMSQAAINVELGTAPNEIDPDANHRESHQDHNADAHCPSTPNVTSTASATPSATPTPIATPTPTESTKNDQVLFKNFFGATKNAIFRTAQSIIENHEKKNAAKQKEQPDHSATVSVVSVPNGGSSVPQDVVKSPTDISKKKEFFSLLTSSSSKKAAAAAAANSAASTPPVTPTETLAANSNSKLHLPSDPPADSKVKERTLNLRLPGDSEGSEGALTKCSSINSIHKLKLPVPGVVKYFISEKAPVSDVLQKPEKGQSGLLRFFESPVFNIHFAVHYLFYSKEPGVLSFIGNKIFSFPDQEVDLYIPQLVVMYIQMDELAEVLDPYLTIRCRKSVDFSLKCLWLLEAYNYQVDSLGNSHSSSRKSKLALMKEIFSKREHKQAQNDLKSAGTGAVGEPRSAVALAKKTHHRSQSDATVLLADFRSPHTLSISHRMYQQPPYTTQTLPTTPAKLCLGDLTSGHAFDNGCTCFETVRGQVNGLLGQRTLCSCGAPKTSPQKEFMKALMNVGKNLTSWPSKAEKTSALRMSLNLINKNLPARVWLPLYSDIPHHVVRITEEKTAVLNSKDKTPYIIYVEVVEIPDIYTSPLIPKMMPSLRHTKSEEHLDGSCLNSHQHLSCSRTSSCSSSQQGTSCRRKKGTEADGGCGDAGPHNSCSNVHSLGGLQFQEDDVWSQEEDEITAQYLNMRKVSERDTISQISLDSCDSRDQGPPIVFNIGDVRLRHCSNLSCENTKSFSNDPEDPSAAALKEPWHEKEKLIRESSPYGHLSNWRLLSAIVKCGDDLRQELMATQLLQMFKIIWQEEQVDLWVRPYKIVCLSNDSGLIEPILNTVSLHQIKKNSNKSLKEYFIDEYGSPNGESFRRAQKNFVQSCAAYCLISYLLQVKDRHNGNILFHSDGHIIHIDFGFILSISPKNLGFEQSPFKLTPEFVEVMGGTSSEHWREFNKLLLVGMMSARKHMDRIINFVEIMRSNAHLPCFKNGCSGTVQNLRKRFHMNLTEQEMERKVEQLVQDSLKSLSTKLYDGYQYYTNGIL; the protein is encoded by the exons ATGGGCATACTGCTTCCGCCCGTCTCGCAGGTGACCAACAATCACAGCAATCACACACAGCACCACCGCAATCGCAGCCTCGACAGTGCCTTGCAACGCATTCCGGAG GTCGAAGTGTCATCACCAAATGCTGAAAGCGAAAACACGTTCTGCTCACCGTCCATTCTCGGTGCGACTATGTGCTCCAAAATTGCCACGACAGCGGCAAGTGTAACGTCAGCCCTCTCCCCACCAGGCACGCCCACGCCGGCTCTGATGTCGACGGCGTGCACGCCCACGATTGGAACCGCAAAGGGCAACGTGCTACATCCTGTGCCGCAGCATGAGCAATCGATTTCTTTGGCAGCCGCTTGCAGGTCCAGTGCCATCG TGGAGTCCTGTCCAACGTTACGAATGCGGCCAAAATCCAGCGAGTCGGTTGCGGCCAGTGGCCCAGAGATGATCGGTGTCATTGTCGGCAGCACAGGCAACGGCAGTAGCAGCAGTAACAATAGCTGCAGTAGCGCTGGTAGCACCAAGAAGCGAGAGGATCTTACCAGTCTTGGATCGGATGATTCTG GCATCATCTGTGGCTCAGAGTCGGACCAAATATCTCTGAATCGCATATGCCACTCACATGAGTCGCTGGATTCGGGTGAGATGGACGCGGATGCCGATGCCGAAGAGGAGTGCGTTGATCTAATGGATACAACATCCATCGACGAGGAGTACAACATTATGCAACCGGACCATCTCTGCCTCTATCCCCAACATGCCGCTTCCACCGAATTGGACTGTCGCACCCTGCGTCCCTCCCGGAAACAaaagcgacagcagcagcaggtccTGGAGCGGAGCAACGTACCGTCGTCCCAAAACCAGGTCGACAACGAAGACACAGTGGATGCTGGCGTCGATGCCCGAACTCGCTATCGCGTCATGAACATGTCGCAGGCAGCTATCAATGTTGAACTCGGAACAGCTCCCAATGAAATCGATCCGGATGCCAACCACAGAGAATCTCACCAAGACCACAACGCCGATGCACATTGCCCGTCCACGCCAAATGTAACGTCAACGGCGTCAGCCACGCCATCGGCGACTCCGACACCGATTGCCACTCCGACACCAACGGAGAGCACGAAGAACGACCAAGTGCTGTTTAAGAACTTCTTTGGCGCCACCAAGAACGCCATATTCCGCACAGCCCAGAGCATTATTGAGAACCATGAGAAGAAAAACGCCGCTAAGCAGAAAGAGCAGCCCGATCACTCTGCGACAGTCAGCGTAGTAAGTGTGCCAAATGGAGGAAGCAGTGTGCCACAAGACGTGGTCAAGTCACCTACGGACATTTCCAAAAAGAAGGAATTCTTCAGTTTGCTCACGTCTAGTTCAAGCAAAAAGGCAgcggctgccgctgcagcAAACTCGGCTGCTAGCACGCCTCCTGTCACGCCTACGGAAACGCTAGCtgcaaattcaaattcaaagcTCCACCTGCCTTCCGATCCACCTGCCGATTCAAAAGTTAAGGAACGTACTCTAAACTTGCGTCTACCTGGAGATAGTGAAGGCAGTGAAGGCGCATTGACAAAGTGTTCATCAATCAACTCGATACACAAACTTAAGCTTCCCGTTCCTGGCGTCGTCAAGTATTTTATCAGTGAAAAGGCACCTGTGTCAGATGTGCTCCAGAAGCCTGAGAAAGGCCAAAGCGGCCTTTTGCGTTTCTTTGAGTCGCCAGTGTTCAACATACACTTTGCTGTGCATTACCTCTTTTACTCGAAGGAACCGGGAGTTCTCAGCTTTATCGGCAACAAGATCTTCAGTTTTCCCGACCAAGAGGTTGATCTATACATACCACAACTGGTTGTTATGTACATTCAGATGGATGAGCTGGCTGAGGTGCTGGATCCATATCTTACCATTCGGTGTCGCAAGTCGGTTGACTTCTCGCTGAAGTGTCTCTGGCTCTTGGAGGCCTATAACTATCAAGTGGACTCGCTGGGAAACTCACACAGCAGTTCTCGGAAATCTAAGCTGGCGCTCATGAAGGAGATATTCTCGAAAAGGGAGCACAAGCAGGCTCAGAACGACCTCAAGTCTGCCGGCACTGGAGCTGTTGGAGAGCCGAGGTCGGCGGTCGCCCTTGCCAAGAAGACGCACCACCGTTCGCAATCAGATGCCACTGTGCTCCTAGCCGACTTCCGCTCGCCCCACACACTAAGTATATCGCACCGTATGTACCAGCAGCCACCCTATACCACACAAACACTTCCCACTACGCCCGCCAAACTGTGCCTCGGTGACTTAACTTCCGGACACGCATTTGATAACGGGTGCACCTGCTTCGAGACGGTTCGAGGCCAAGTGAACGGTCTGCTTGGGCAGAGGACGCTGTGCAGCTGTGGAGCTCCAAAGACGTCACCGCAGAAGGAGTTTATGAAGGCGTTGATGAACGTTGGTAAAAATCTCACCTCATGGCCCTCCAAAGCGGAGAAGACTTCGGCGCTGCGGATGTCCCTCAACCTGATTAACAAAAACCTGCCCGCTAGAGTCTGGCTTCCTCTGTACTCGGACATTCCACACCATGTCGTCCGTATTACAGAGGAGAAGACCGCAGTACTGAACTCGAAGGATAAAACGCCCTATATCATATACGTAGAAGTTGTTGAGATTCCCGATATATATACTTCTCCCCTGATTCCAAAAATGATGCCTTCACTGCGGCACACCAAGAGCGAAGAGCACTTGGATGGCTCCTGCCTGAACTCCCACCAACATCTGAGCTGCAGTCGCACTTCCAGCTGCAGTAGTAGTCAGCAGGGCACAAGCTGCCGCCGGAAAAAAGGAACTGAAGCTGATGGCGGCTGCGGGGATGCTGGCCCACACAACAGCTGCAGCAATGTACATTCGTTGGGTGGACTTCAGTTTCAGGAAGATGACGTGTGGTCGCAGGAGGAGGACGAAATAACAGCGCAGTACCTTAACATGCGGAAGGTGAGCGAGCGGGACACCATTTCACAAATATCACTGGATTCCTGCGATTCACGAGACCAAG GTCCTCCAATCGTTTTCAATATTGGCGACGTGCGCTTGCGTCACTGCAGCAATTTGAGCTGCGAAAACACCAAGTCCTTCAGTAACGACCCGGAAGATCCTTCGGCGGCTGCTTTAAAG GAACCTTGGCACGAAAAGGAAAAGCTCATCCGGGAGTCCTCGCCATATGGCCATCTATCAAACTGGCGGCTGCTTTCCGCCATCGTAAAGTGTGGCGATGATCTACGCCAAGAACTAATGGCTACCCAACTGTTACAG atgttcaaaattatttggCAAGAAGAGCAAGTGGATCTGTGGGTGCGTCCGTACAAAATAGTCTGCCTGTCGAATGATAGTGGTCTTATTGAGCCGATCCTTAACACTGTTTCCCTGCACCAAATTAAGAAGAACTCCAACAAATCATTGAAAGAGTATTTCATCGATGAATACGGCTCGCCAAACGGAGAAAGTTTTCGGCGCGCTCAGAAAAATTTCGTCCAAAGCTGTGCGGCCTACTGTCTAATTTCATATTTGCTGCAAGTCAAGGACAG GCATAATGGCAACATTCTCTTCCATTCGGATGGGCATATTATACACATTGACTTTggatttattttaagtatatCACCTAAAAACTTGG GATTCGAACAGTCGCCCTTTAAGCTAACGCCAGAATTTGTCGAGGTGATGGGTGGCACGAGCTCGGAGCATTGGCGTGAATTTAATAAGCTCTTGTTAGTTGGAATGATGTCTGCTCGAAAGCATATGGATCGTATTATTAACTTTGTGGAAATTATGCGCAGCA ATGCCCATTTGCCGTGCTTCAAGAATGGGTGCTCTGGAACCGTACAGAATCTCCGAAAACGCTTTCATATGAATTTAACCGAACAAGAGATGGAGCGAAAGGTTGAACAGCTTGTACAGGACTCGTTGAAAAGTCTGTCAACCAAACTGTACGACGGTTATCAATACTATACGAATGGCATATTGTGA